A stretch of DNA from Mycolicibacterium celeriflavum:
TGGTCCAGCTATGCAACTCAGTAAACCATGTGCGATAAAGGGCGGATTGGCGGTTCCAGGGAGCCTCGGGTATGTGTCGCGGCGGCCTACCAACCAGTAGGTTGACCTAGTAAACTTTGTTCCTCTACGTTCGATGGTGGACCTTTGTGGGAGATCCCACCAAACCTTTCGAAGGAGTTGTTCCATGGCTGAAGCCGTCATCGTCGAGGCAGTGCGGTCGCCCGTCGGCAAACGTAACGGGGGACTGTCTGGCGTGCATCCCGCCGAACTGTCCGCGCAGGTCCTCAACGGTCTCGTGGAGCGGGCCGGGGTCGACCCGGCGCTCGTCGACGACGTGATCTGGGGCTGCGTCATGCAGGCCGGCGAGCAGGCGCTCGACATCGGCCGCACCGCGCTGCTCGCGGCGGGCTGGCCCGAGAGCGTGCCCGGCGTGACGGTCGACCGTCAGTGCGGGTCGAGCCAGCAGTCCATCCACTTCGCCGCTGCCGGCGTGATCGCCGGCCACTACGACGTCGTCGTCGCGGGCGGTGTGGAGTCGATGTCGCGCACGCCGATGGGCGCCTCGCTGGCCAGCGGCGGCAACCCGTATCCGCAGAGCTTCAAGGACCGCTACAGCCAGACCCCCAACCAGGGCATCGGCGCCGAGATGATCGCCGAGCAGTGGGGCCTCGACCGCACCATGCTCGACGAGTTCTCCCTCGGCTCACACGAGAAGGCCGCCGCTGCACAGGATTCCGGTGCATTCGACGATCAAATCGTCGCGATCAAGGACCAGGACGGCAATCCAGTGCTCAAGGATGAGGGCATCCGCCGGGGCACCACCATCGAGAAGATGGGGCAGCTCAAGCCGGCGTTCCGCGAGGACGGCGTGATCCACGCGGGCAACTCGTCGCAGATCTCCGACGGCTCGGCCGCCCTGCTGTTCATGTCCGCCGAGAAGGCCGGCGAGCTGGGTCTCAAGCCGATCGCGAAGGTGCACACCGCCGCACTGGCCGGTGCCGACCCGGTGATCATGCTGACCGCGCCGATCCCCGCCACCCAGAAGGTGCTGAAGCGCTCGGGGCTGTCGGTCGACCAGATCGGGGTGTTCGAGGTCAATGAGGCATTCGCGCCGGTTCCGATGGCATGGCTGAAGGACATCGGCGCCGACGAGAAGAAGCTCAACCCCAACGGCGGCGCGATCGCGATCGGCCACCCGCTGGGCGGCTCCGGTGCCCGCATCATGACCACGATGCTGTACCACATGCGCGACAAGGGAATTCAGTACGGCTTGCAGACCATGTGCGAGGGTGGCGGCCAGGCCAACGCCACCATCATCGAACTGCTGTGACCTCTGTGCCGTCCGACGTTGCGGTCCCCGCCGCTCTCACCGAGCGGCGGGGCAACGTCATGGTGATCACGCTCAACCGGCCGGAGGCTCGCAACGCGGTCAACAGCGCGGTGAGCACCGCGGTGGGCGACGCTCTGCAAGAGGCGCAGGACGATCCCCAGGTCCGCGCGGTGGTGATCACCGGCTCAGGCGAATCCTTTTGCGCAGGCGCAGATCTCAAGGCCATCTCGCGGCGGGAGAATCTCTTCCATCCCGAGCACGGTGAGTGGGGCTTCGCGGGCTACGTGCACCATTACATCGACAAGCCGACCATCGCCGCGGTCAACGGTACCGCGCTGGGCGGCGGCACCGAACTCGCGCTCGCCAGTGATCTGGTGATCGCCGAGGAGCGTGCGAAATTCGGCCTGCCCGAGGTGAAGCGGGGCCTCATCGCCGCAGCGGGCGGCGTGTTCCGCATCGTCGACCATCTTCCCCGCAAGGTCGCGATGGAGTTGCTGTTCACCGGCGAGCCGATGTCGTCGGCCGACGCGCTCAAGTGGGGCCTCATCAACGAGGTGGTGCCCGACGGCACCGCGGTCGATGCGGCCCTCGCGCTCGCCGAACGGATCACCTGCAATGCGCCGCTGGCGGTGTGGGCGAGCAAGCGGGTGGCGATGGGCGTCGACGACGGCGTCATCACCGACGACGAAGCCGGGTGGACGAGGACCATGCGCGAGATCGGGACCGTGATCCGTTCCGAGGACGCAAAGGAAGGACCGCTGGCCTTCGCGGAGAAGCGCCAGCCTATTTGGAAGGCCAAGTAACCATAGTGAAGAGAGCGATCTACGACGCCGAACATGAGGCGTTCCGGGAAACCGTGCGGGAGTACATCGAACGCGAACTCGTTCCCCACCAGGAGAAGTGGGAGTCCGAGCGCATCGTCGACCGGTCGGCATACACCGCCGCGGGCAAGTACGGGCTCATCGGGTTCAACATGCCCGAGGAATACGGCGGCGGCGGCTCCGACGACTTCCGGTTCAACGCGATCATCGACGAGGAGATGGCCCGCTCCGGCGCGGCCGGACCAGCGCTGAGCCTGCACAACGACGTCGTCGGCCCGTACTTCAAGGACCTGACCAACGACGAGCAGAAGCAGCGTTGGCTGCCCGGCATCACCAGCGGGGAGACCATCATCGCGGTCGCGATGACCGAGCCCGGCGCGGGCAGCGACCTGGCCGGCATCCGCACCTCGGCGGTCCGCGACGGTGACGACTGGATCGTCAACGGCTCCAAGACATTCATCTCCTCGGGCATCAACTGCGACCTCTGCGTCGTGGTGGCCCGCACCGATCCCGAAGCCGGCCACAAAGGTTTCACGCTGCTGGTCGTCGAGCGCGACATGGAGGGCTTCAGCCGCGGCCGCAAGCTCGACAAGATGGGCCTGCACTCGCAGGACACGTCGGAGTTGCACTTCGAGAACGTCCGCGTGCCCGCCGCCAATGTGCTGGGCAAGGAAGGCCGTGGCTTCTACCACCTGATGACCAACCTGCCGTCGGAGCGGTTGTCGATCGCAATCTCGGCGATCGCCGGGGCCCGCGCGGTCTGGGAGGAGACGCTGCAATATGCCAAGGACCGCAAGGCATTCGGACAGCCGATCGGCAGCTTCCAGCACAACCGGTTCCTGCTCGCCGAGATGGATACCGAGCTCGAGGTCACCGAGAACTACATCGACCGCTGCCTGCGCGCAGTCGTCGACGATGAACTGACCGCGGTCGAGGCGGCCAAGGCCAAGTGGTGGGCCACCGAGGTCGCCAAGAAGGTGGTCGACAGCTGCGTGCAGCTGCACGGCGGCTACGGCTACATGATGGAGTACCGCGTGGCGCGGGCCTACGTCGACGGACGCATCCAGACGATCTTCGGTGGCACCACCGAGATCATGAAGGAGATCATCGGCCGCGACTTGGGCATCTAGCCGGCTCGGCCGGCGTGGCATCTAGCCGAGGCGTCAGCCGATCGGAGCGTCCGCCGCCGGGGTCGGCTCGGTGGTCGTGGTGGTCGTGGTGGTCGTCGTCTCGGTGGTCGACGTCGCGGACGGGGTGACCGCCGTCGGCGCCTTCGCCGGGTCGAGCACCGTGTCGATCAGGTAGATCCGGGCGTTCGCCGCCTGGATGCCACCGCAGACCACCTTCGCGGTGTCGTTGATCTTGATGTCGGCGTTCTCACCGGTCACCTTGATCTCCGCGCCCTGCTGGGTGGGCCGCTGACCCTCGACATCCTTGGGTCCGAGGACGCCGAGGAACACGTGGTAGTAGTCGAAGTCCGTCAGCGCGGCCGGGTTGGCCTTCAGCGCGTCCAGTTGGGCGGGCGGCATCGCGGCGAACGCCTCGTTCGTCGGCGCAAACACGACGTAGGGGCCGTTCTCCAGGACCGGCACCACGTTGACCGCCGGGTTGAACCCGCCTGAGATCGCGGAGTAGAAGGTGCTGGCGTCCGGAATGGCTTGCAGCGCCTGTCCGACCGGCAGGGTGTTCAGCGACTTCCAGTTGGGCACCGCCTCTTTGAACGCGTCGCAGCCCGACCCTTCCGGGTTGGGAATCTCGATCACCGGGGTCGTGGTCGGCTCGGCCGGTTGGGCGGGTGCGGGCGGATCGGCGTAGGCGGTGACGGCCAGCGGCACCGAGAGCGCCATCGCGGCGA
This window harbors:
- a CDS encoding thiolase family protein translates to MAEAVIVEAVRSPVGKRNGGLSGVHPAELSAQVLNGLVERAGVDPALVDDVIWGCVMQAGEQALDIGRTALLAAGWPESVPGVTVDRQCGSSQQSIHFAAAGVIAGHYDVVVAGGVESMSRTPMGASLASGGNPYPQSFKDRYSQTPNQGIGAEMIAEQWGLDRTMLDEFSLGSHEKAAAAQDSGAFDDQIVAIKDQDGNPVLKDEGIRRGTTIEKMGQLKPAFREDGVIHAGNSSQISDGSAALLFMSAEKAGELGLKPIAKVHTAALAGADPVIMLTAPIPATQKVLKRSGLSVDQIGVFEVNEAFAPVPMAWLKDIGADEKKLNPNGGAIAIGHPLGGSGARIMTTMLYHMRDKGIQYGLQTMCEGGGQANATIIELL
- a CDS encoding crotonase/enoyl-CoA hydratase family protein, coding for MPSDVAVPAALTERRGNVMVITLNRPEARNAVNSAVSTAVGDALQEAQDDPQVRAVVITGSGESFCAGADLKAISRRENLFHPEHGEWGFAGYVHHYIDKPTIAAVNGTALGGGTELALASDLVIAEERAKFGLPEVKRGLIAAAGGVFRIVDHLPRKVAMELLFTGEPMSSADALKWGLINEVVPDGTAVDAALALAERITCNAPLAVWASKRVAMGVDDGVITDDEAGWTRTMREIGTVIRSEDAKEGPLAFAEKRQPIWKAK
- a CDS encoding acyl-CoA dehydrogenase family protein encodes the protein MKRAIYDAEHEAFRETVREYIERELVPHQEKWESERIVDRSAYTAAGKYGLIGFNMPEEYGGGGSDDFRFNAIIDEEMARSGAAGPALSLHNDVVGPYFKDLTNDEQKQRWLPGITSGETIIAVAMTEPGAGSDLAGIRTSAVRDGDDWIVNGSKTFISSGINCDLCVVVARTDPEAGHKGFTLLVVERDMEGFSRGRKLDKMGLHSQDTSELHFENVRVPAANVLGKEGRGFYHLMTNLPSERLSIAISAIAGARAVWEETLQYAKDRKAFGQPIGSFQHNRFLLAEMDTELEVTENYIDRCLRAVVDDELTAVEAAKAKWWATEVAKKVVDSCVQLHGGYGYMMEYRVARAYVDGRIQTIFGGTTEIMKEIIGRDLGI
- a CDS encoding fasciclin domain-containing protein; the encoded protein is MKTRTSKAIGATAGIAAMALSVPLAVTAYADPPAPAQPAEPTTTPVIEIPNPEGSGCDAFKEAVPNWKSLNTLPVGQALQAIPDASTFYSAISGGFNPAVNVVPVLENGPYVVFAPTNEAFAAMPPAQLDALKANPAALTDFDYYHVFLGVLGPKDVEGQRPTQQGAEIKVTGENADIKINDTAKVVCGGIQAANARIYLIDTVLDPAKAPTAVTPSATSTTETTTTTTTTTTEPTPAADAPIG